A region from the Caldicellulosiruptor naganoensis genome encodes:
- a CDS encoding M16 family metallopeptidase, whose translation MVNIYTLDNNLRLVYEKVDTVKTVSVGVWVLAGSRYETKNENGISHFIEHILFKGTKNRSSKEIVYEIESIGGQINAFTAKEYTCFYVRVLDEFLEKAFEILSDLILNPLISPEDIEKEKSVIIEEISMSKDDPEEILYQSLNDLIWKGETLSYPIIGKETTVKKVDRNKILNFMNKRYKPENVVISVAGNFEEKLLISLCEKYFGRWKNHSESKSIDGSKPVFKRGTVIKSKKSDQAQIAIAFEGFGQEDEDVYKLLIVSNILGGGMSSRLFQKIREDLGLVYSITSFVSTYRDVGTLIIHAGTNPKNLEVVYKEILNQISLLVKGKLTPEEVEVAKQQIKGSIIFGLENTSSRMSNLGKNMLLLNRVIELQEIIDTINSIKFDQVMDTAREILTKEFSVAVVGNKKEINGKIFDQRIVAK comes from the coding sequence TTGGTAAATATTTATACGCTCGACAATAATCTTCGACTTGTTTATGAAAAAGTAGACACTGTAAAAACAGTAAGTGTTGGAGTGTGGGTATTAGCAGGTTCAAGGTACGAGACTAAAAATGAGAATGGAATTTCTCATTTCATTGAACACATTCTTTTTAAGGGGACAAAAAATAGAAGTTCAAAAGAAATAGTATATGAAATAGAATCGATAGGTGGGCAGATTAATGCGTTTACTGCAAAAGAGTATACATGTTTTTACGTGAGAGTTTTAGATGAGTTTTTGGAAAAAGCGTTTGAAATTCTATCTGATTTGATTCTAAATCCTTTAATAAGTCCAGAAGACATTGAAAAAGAAAAATCTGTAATAATTGAAGAAATTAGTATGTCAAAAGATGACCCAGAAGAAATTCTGTATCAATCGCTAAATGACTTGATATGGAAAGGAGAAACATTGTCGTATCCGATAATTGGTAAGGAAACTACTGTAAAGAAAGTTGATAGAAATAAGATTCTAAATTTCATGAACAAGAGATACAAACCAGAAAATGTGGTGATTTCGGTTGCAGGCAATTTTGAAGAAAAACTTCTTATAAGTTTGTGTGAAAAATATTTTGGCAGATGGAAAAACCATTCAGAATCAAAAAGCATAGATGGTTCAAAACCTGTATTTAAAAGAGGTACAGTAATAAAATCAAAAAAGAGTGACCAAGCTCAAATTGCAATAGCGTTTGAAGGTTTTGGTCAAGAAGATGAAGATGTTTACAAATTGTTGATAGTTTCGAATATACTTGGCGGTGGAATGAGTTCAAGACTTTTTCAAAAGATAAGAGAAGATCTTGGACTGGTGTACAGTATAACTTCTTTTGTCAGCACCTACAGAGATGTGGGTACTCTAATAATTCATGCTGGGACTAACCCAAAAAACTTAGAAGTTGTTTATAAAGAGATTCTAAACCAAATTAGTCTGCTGGTGAAGGGAAAATTGACACCCGAGGAGGTGGAGGTTGCAAAACAACAGATAAAAGGCAGTATCATTTTTGGATTAGAGAACACAAGTAGCAGAATGTCAAACCTTGGGAAAAATATGCTACTTTTGAATAGAGTAATTGAGCTACAGGAAATAATTGACACAATTAATTCCATTAAGTTTGACCAGGTAATGGATACTGCACGAGAAATACTGACAAAAGAATTCTCTGTAGCTGTTGTGGGAAATAAAAAGGAAATAAATGGTAAGATTTTTGATCAAAGGATTGTGGCCAAATAA
- the dut gene encoding dUTP diphosphatase, whose amino-acid sequence MILKIKRADDAKDLPLPQYVSSGSAGMDLFACVEEEMVINPGEIKLIRTGIYIELPDGYEAQIRPRSGLALKYGITVLNSPGTIDSDYRGEIGVILINLGREPFVLKRGDRIAQMVICKYEKVEIEEAQELSETERGDGGFGSTGI is encoded by the coding sequence ATGATTTTGAAAATAAAAAGAGCAGATGATGCAAAAGATTTACCACTGCCTCAATATGTTTCATCTGGTTCTGCCGGAATGGACCTTTTTGCTTGTGTGGAGGAGGAAATGGTGATAAACCCAGGAGAGATAAAGCTCATTAGAACGGGAATATACATAGAACTTCCAGATGGCTATGAAGCCCAGATAAGACCAAGAAGTGGGCTTGCATTAAAATATGGTATTACAGTTCTAAACTCTCCTGGGACAATCGACAGTGATTACAGAGGAGAAATTGGTGTAATTTTGATTAACCTTGGGAGAGAACCTTTTGTATTAAAAAGAGGTGATAGGATAGCACAAATGGTGATATGCAAGTATGAAAAGGTAGAAATCGAAGAGGCTCAAGAACTTTCTGAAACAGAGCGTGGAGATGGTGGATTTGGCTCAACTGGTATTTGA
- a CDS encoding Lrp/AsnC family transcriptional regulator, with translation MSIEVKVLELLEQNPKLSAEEIAIMLNEKKEEIERIIKKFEDEKVIVKYHTIVNWEKTEKEVVEAIIEVKVTPQRGFGYDAIAKRIYKFPEVKAVYLLSGDYDLHVIVEGKSMKDIAHFVGSKLAPLEYVLSTATHFIMKKYKDAGVILEDGEKDDREVITP, from the coding sequence ATGAGTATTGAAGTAAAGGTCTTAGAACTTCTTGAGCAAAATCCAAAGCTCTCTGCAGAAGAAATTGCCATTATGCTAAATGAGAAAAAAGAGGAAATTGAAAGGATAATTAAAAAGTTTGAAGATGAGAAGGTAATAGTCAAGTATCACACAATTGTAAATTGGGAAAAAACAGAAAAAGAAGTTGTTGAAGCTATAATTGAAGTAAAGGTAACTCCTCAAAGAGGATTTGGATATGATGCAATTGCAAAGAGAATATACAAGTTTCCAGAAGTCAAGGCTGTTTATCTTCTTTCTGGGGACTATGACTTACATGTAATTGTTGAGGGAAAGAGTATGAAAGACATTGCACACTTTGTAGGCTCCAAACTTGCCCCACTTGAATATGTTTTGTCTACGGCAACTCATTTTATAATGAAAAAGTACAAAGACGCAGGAGTAATCTTAGAAGATGGTGAGAAGGACGACAGGGAGGTAATAACACCGTGA
- a CDS encoding aminotransferase class I/II-fold pyridoxal phosphate-dependent enzyme → MNNLEKFLSRSVQSVPPSGIRKFFDIVSEMKDALSLGVGEPDFVTPWSIREMGIYSIEEGHTHYTSNYGLLELRKEISNYLKRRFNLDYPNYRDQILVTVGASEAIDIALRSIINPGDEVLIPEPCFVSYKPCTIFAGGVPVAVPTKAENDFKLRPEDIISKITPRTKALILSYPNNPTGAIMTREDLKELVDVLKDKDIIVISDEIYAELTYEGDHVSVANFPEMKDKTILINGFSKAFAMTGWRLGFVAANEVFIKAMAKVHQYIIMSAPTFSQYAAIEALRNGEAEVEKMREEYNRRRRYMVSRFNKMGLECFEPKGAFYVFPSIKSTGLSSEEFAEKLLYQQKVAVVPGTAFGSCGEGFIRCSYAYSLETIKEALDRIEKFVKSLKCPNENQEIQKNSVVVEQ, encoded by the coding sequence GTGAATAACTTAGAAAAATTTTTGTCAAGGTCTGTGCAAAGTGTTCCGCCTTCTGGTATCAGGAAATTCTTTGATATTGTATCTGAAATGAAAGATGCACTTTCCCTTGGCGTTGGCGAGCCAGACTTTGTCACACCATGGAGTATAAGAGAGATGGGCATATACTCTATCGAAGAAGGGCATACACATTATACGTCAAATTATGGTCTACTTGAGCTCAGGAAAGAAATTAGCAACTATCTGAAAAGGAGATTTAATCTTGATTACCCAAATTACAGAGATCAGATTTTGGTTACAGTCGGGGCAAGCGAAGCAATTGACATTGCATTAAGAAGCATTATAAATCCGGGTGATGAGGTGTTAATTCCTGAACCTTGCTTTGTTTCTTACAAACCCTGTACAATCTTTGCGGGTGGAGTTCCAGTTGCAGTTCCAACAAAAGCAGAAAATGACTTTAAGCTTCGTCCAGAGGATATAATTTCTAAAATTACACCAAGAACAAAGGCGTTGATACTTTCATATCCAAACAACCCAACAGGCGCGATTATGACCAGGGAGGACTTAAAAGAGCTTGTAGATGTTTTGAAAGATAAGGATATAATTGTAATTTCAGACGAAATTTACGCTGAGCTTACATATGAAGGTGATCACGTTTCTGTAGCTAATTTTCCAGAGATGAAAGATAAGACAATACTAATAAATGGTTTTTCAAAGGCATTTGCAATGACAGGATGGAGACTTGGATTTGTTGCAGCAAATGAGGTTTTTATCAAAGCAATGGCAAAGGTTCATCAATACATTATTATGAGTGCACCTACATTTTCTCAGTACGCTGCAATTGAAGCTTTGCGAAATGGTGAAGCTGAAGTTGAAAAGATGAGAGAGGAATATAACCGACGAAGACGGTATATGGTGAGCAGGTTCAATAAGATGGGACTTGAATGTTTTGAACCGAAAGGAGCGTTTTATGTTTTTCCATCAATAAAATCGACTGGACTTTCATCAGAAGAGTTTGCTGAGAAGCTTTTGTATCAACAAAAGGTCGCAGTCGTACCAGGAACTGCATTTGGAAGTTGTGGTGAAGGTTTTATAAGGTGTTCGTATGCATATTCATTAGAAACTATTAAAGAGGCTTTAGACAGAATAGAGAAATTTGTAAAAAGTCTCAAATGTCCAAATGAGAACCAAGAAATTCAGAAAAATAGTGTGGTAGTGGAGCAGTAA
- a CDS encoding RluA family pseudouridine synthase, with protein MRLLYIVKKEDLNMTYKQILRKRLFLSSTMMSRLKFNNKIKFIPQIFSINEYPSENSIIEIQLEDLPSNIVPTKGNIDILFEDQFFVFVNKPSGIPSHPSKGHYFDTLANYVEKYLKSQGLTSHIINRLDKDTSGIVVFAKNSYFHSIISLEFEKRLVEKIYIAVVHGKLTKKSGLIEKPIKRSNDGIKREVNEKGSYAATMFEVIEQNEDFSVLKLKPITGRTHQIRVHLASIGHPIVDDTLYGIEKEANFPLLLHAYSISFNFKLVEKEYKVTAPLPHYFSEFLGSHLDI; from the coding sequence ATGAGACTTCTATACATTGTAAAGAAAGAGGATTTAAATATGACATACAAACAAATTCTGAGAAAAAGACTATTTTTATCATCAACAATGATGAGCAGGTTGAAATTCAACAACAAAATAAAATTTATACCACAAATATTTTCCATAAACGAATACCCTTCTGAAAATTCAATTATAGAAATTCAACTGGAAGATTTACCTTCAAATATAGTACCAACAAAAGGTAACATTGATATTCTATTTGAAGACCAATTTTTTGTGTTTGTCAACAAGCCATCTGGTATTCCTTCACATCCTTCAAAGGGTCATTATTTTGATACACTTGCAAACTACGTAGAAAAATATTTAAAGTCTCAAGGTCTTACCTCACATATAATAAATAGGCTTGACAAAGATACCTCTGGCATTGTAGTATTTGCCAAAAACTCGTACTTTCATAGCATAATTTCTTTAGAATTTGAAAAAAGGTTGGTTGAAAAGATATATATAGCAGTAGTGCATGGAAAATTGACAAAAAAAAGCGGGCTTATAGAAAAACCCATCAAAAGGTCAAATGATGGTATCAAAAGGGAAGTTAATGAAAAAGGTAGCTATGCAGCTACAATGTTCGAAGTAATTGAGCAAAATGAAGATTTCTCAGTTTTAAAACTAAAGCCTATAACTGGACGAACGCATCAGATAAGAGTTCATCTGGCTTCAATAGGTCATCCTATTGTAGATGATACTTTGTATGGCATCGAAAAAGAAGCAAATTTTCCGTTGCTACTTCATGCTTATTCCATTAGCTTTAATTTCAAGCTGGTTGAAAAAGAATACAAGGTTACTGCTCCACTACCACACTATTTTTCTGAATTTCTTGGTTCTCATTTGGACATTTGA
- the era gene encoding GTPase Era produces MAFKSGFVALIGRPNVGKSTLMNYFVGKKISIISPKPQTTRNSIKGILTLSDAQIIFIDTPGVHPPKNKLGEYMVKVSEKTLKEVDLILYIVEAIDNGIGPWDEAILEKLKEVQTPKILVLNKADLASKENIEILKSLFASRLSFEFIIEIAAINGYNCDVLLEKVKQLLPEGPKYYLDDMTTDVRESFIVSEIIREKILLNLSEEVPHGVGVSVERFSERKNKDILDIEATIYCEKESHKAIIIGKCGQMLKKIGIQAREELEMLFGIKVNLQLWVKVKKNWRDDIAAMKMLGYNLKEV; encoded by the coding sequence ATGGCTTTTAAATCAGGGTTTGTAGCTTTAATAGGGCGTCCAAATGTTGGTAAGTCTACATTGATGAATTATTTTGTAGGGAAGAAGATATCAATTATTTCACCAAAACCCCAGACAACAAGAAATAGTATTAAAGGTATATTGACACTAAGTGATGCCCAAATAATATTTATTGACACTCCAGGTGTACATCCGCCAAAAAATAAACTCGGAGAGTATATGGTAAAAGTTTCTGAAAAAACATTGAAAGAGGTTGATTTAATTCTCTATATTGTTGAAGCTATCGACAATGGAATAGGACCATGGGATGAAGCAATTTTAGAAAAGTTGAAAGAAGTACAAACACCCAAAATACTTGTTTTAAACAAGGCTGATTTGGCATCAAAAGAAAATATTGAAATTTTGAAAAGCCTTTTTGCAAGTAGGTTAAGTTTCGAATTTATAATTGAAATAGCAGCTATAAATGGGTATAACTGTGACGTATTGTTAGAAAAAGTCAAGCAGCTACTTCCAGAAGGACCGAAATACTATCTTGACGATATGACAACAGATGTGAGAGAGAGCTTTATTGTTTCAGAGATAATAAGAGAAAAGATATTGTTAAACCTTTCTGAAGAAGTACCGCATGGCGTTGGAGTTTCGGTTGAGAGGTTTTCTGAAAGAAAAAACAAGGACATATTGGACATAGAAGCGACTATTTATTGTGAAAAGGAATCCCATAAAGCAATAATTATTGGAAAATGTGGGCAGATGTTGAAGAAGATTGGAATACAAGCTCGTGAAGAGCTTGAGATGTTATTTGGTATAAAAGTCAATCTTCAGCTTTGGGTTAAGGTAAAGAAGAACTGGCGAGATGATATAGCTGCAATGAAAATGTTGGGATATAACCTAAAAGAGGTCTGA
- the recO gene encoding DNA repair protein RecO: MKFVKAKGIVLKDINFEESSKVLTILTAEIGKIQALSKNCRRTLSPLSAVSQPLIYSEFVFTKAKDIYSISSASVIESFFDLTQNVDLTIYSSYLIELVDNFIELEQKNEDVLRLLLNSLYMLKKGAEPETICRIFEIKILIFTGFFPQFTQCVKCHKSSLNQIFFSFKNAGVVCPECKEEDDVKISLETVEKILIIAATDLKKLSKIKIDKELNTILKNLMITYIKLVLQKDVRILDFFRFIK; encoded by the coding sequence ATGAAATTCGTAAAAGCAAAGGGTATTGTGCTAAAAGACATAAATTTTGAAGAATCAAGTAAGGTTTTGACCATTTTAACAGCCGAGATAGGAAAGATTCAAGCACTTTCTAAGAATTGTAGACGGACTTTAAGTCCTTTAAGTGCCGTTTCGCAACCGCTAATATATTCAGAATTTGTATTTACAAAGGCAAAAGATATTTACTCTATATCATCTGCAAGTGTAATTGAATCATTTTTTGACCTCACTCAAAATGTCGACCTTACTATTTATTCCAGTTATTTAATAGAACTTGTGGACAATTTTATCGAATTGGAACAGAAGAATGAAGACGTGTTGAGACTTTTGTTAAACTCGTTGTACATGCTGAAAAAGGGAGCAGAGCCTGAGACTATTTGCAGAATCTTTGAAATTAAAATTTTAATTTTTACAGGATTTTTTCCTCAGTTTACCCAGTGTGTAAAATGTCACAAGTCAAGTTTGAATCAGATTTTTTTCTCCTTCAAAAATGCGGGAGTTGTTTGCCCAGAATGTAAGGAAGAAGATGACGTGAAAATAAGTCTTGAAACTGTTGAGAAGATACTAATAATTGCAGCAACAGATTTAAAAAAGTTAAGCAAAATAAAAATTGATAAGGAATTAAATACTATACTGAAAAATTTGATGATAACGTATATAAAATTGGTTTTACAGAAGGATGTCAGGATTCTTGATTTTTTTAGATTTATAAAATAA
- a CDS encoding glycine--tRNA ligase, translated as MDEIVSLCKRRGFIFQSSEIYGGLNSCWDYGPLGVEMKNNIKRLWWKANVQLRDDVVGLDSSILMNPKVWEASGHLQNFADPMADCKVCKKRWRTDQLSENKCPECGGELTEPRMFNLMFKTFMGPVEDESAVVYLRPETAQGIFVNFLNVQQTMRKKLPFGIAQIGKSFRNEVTPGNFIFRTREFEQMEIEYFVKPGTDEYWHKHWIEQRINWYYKLGIRKENIRIREHGKDELAHYAKACVDIEYLFPMGWSELEGIANRTDFDLSRHQEYSGQNLTYFDDETKQRYIPYVIEPSAGVDRSFLAFLVDAYENQKLDKNDSRIVLHLHPAIAPVKAGIFPLLKKEKLVKKAKEIYNTLKYKWIVQYDESGSIGRRYRRQDEIGTPFGITVDYQTLEDNTVTIRDRDTMEQIRVHIEEIIPYLEEKIEVKF; from the coding sequence ATGGATGAGATAGTTTCACTTTGTAAACGCCGAGGATTTATATTCCAATCAAGTGAAATATATGGTGGACTTAATAGCTGCTGGGATTATGGCCCGCTTGGTGTTGAGATGAAGAACAATATAAAAAGACTTTGGTGGAAGGCAAATGTCCAGCTAAGAGATGACGTTGTCGGACTTGACTCGAGTATACTAATGAATCCCAAGGTATGGGAAGCAAGTGGACATTTACAAAATTTTGCAGACCCAATGGCTGATTGCAAGGTTTGTAAAAAAAGATGGAGGACAGATCAGCTTTCTGAGAACAAATGTCCTGAATGCGGTGGAGAATTAACAGAGCCGCGAATGTTTAATCTCATGTTTAAAACATTTATGGGTCCTGTTGAGGACGAATCTGCTGTAGTTTATCTGAGACCTGAAACTGCACAGGGTATATTTGTAAACTTTTTAAATGTTCAGCAAACCATGAGAAAAAAGCTTCCTTTTGGGATTGCTCAGATAGGAAAGTCATTCCGAAATGAAGTAACACCTGGTAATTTCATTTTCAGGACAAGAGAATTTGAGCAGATGGAAATAGAATATTTTGTAAAACCTGGAACAGATGAATATTGGCACAAACATTGGATTGAGCAACGAATAAATTGGTATTATAAGCTGGGTATTAGAAAGGAGAACATAAGAATAAGAGAGCACGGGAAAGATGAACTTGCACACTATGCAAAGGCATGTGTTGACATCGAATATTTATTCCCGATGGGTTGGTCAGAGCTCGAAGGAATTGCAAATAGAACTGACTTTGACTTATCAAGACATCAAGAATACAGTGGTCAGAATTTGACTTATTTTGACGATGAGACAAAGCAAAGGTATATTCCATATGTGATTGAACCGTCAGCTGGCGTTGATAGATCGTTCCTTGCATTTTTGGTAGACGCATATGAAAATCAAAAGCTTGACAAGAATGATTCAAGAATTGTTCTTCACCTTCATCCGGCCATCGCACCGGTTAAAGCAGGAATTTTTCCACTGCTAAAAAAAGAGAAACTTGTTAAAAAAGCAAAAGAAATTTATAATACTCTGAAATACAAGTGGATTGTGCAATATGACGAAAGTGGAAGTATAGGAAGAAGATACAGACGCCAAGATGAAATTGGCACTCCGTTTGGAATAACTGTAGACTATCAGACATTAGAAGATAATACGGTAACAATTAGAGACAGAGATACAATGGAGCAAATAAGAGTTCATATTGAGGAAATAATTCCATATTTAGAAGAAAAAATAGAAGTGAAGTTTTAA
- the ppdK gene encoding pyruvate, phosphate dikinase, whose amino-acid sequence MSKKKYVYMFYEGNKDMRELLGGKGANLAEMTNLGLPVPPGFTVTTEACTRYYEEGEKIADEIIEEIFEKLAELEKITGKKFGDPSNPLLVSVRSGARVSMPGMMDTILNLGINDEVVEGLAKLTNNERFAYDSYRRFIQMFSDVVMGIEKNKFEKILDEVKEKYGAKYDTDLTADHLKEVVARYKELYKAEKGEDFPQDPKVQLLEAVKAVFRSWNNPRAIVYRRLHEIPHDWGTAVNVQMMAYGNMGNDSGTGVAFTRNPATGEKELYGEFLMNAQGEDVVAGIRTPQPISALKESMPEVYQQLAEIAKKLETYYKDMQDMEFTIERGKLYMLQTRNGKRTAQAALKIAVDMVEEGLITKEEAMLKVDPKQLDTLLHPTFEPSALKSAKPIAKGLPASPGAATGKIYFTAEDAKAAVERGEKKVILVRTETSPEDIEGMVAAQGILTSRGGMTSHAAVVARGMGKCCVAGCGDISINEEEKYFTTPDGKVYREGDWISLDGSTGYVYEGELPTKEPELTGYFATFMQWADEIRRLKVRANADTPRDAALARKFGAEGIGLCRTEHMFFEEDRIPAMREMIVARTEEQRRKALDKLLPMQRSDFEALFREMKGYPVTIRLLDPPLHEFLPKEDDAIRELAAQMGITFEELKSIVQSLHELNPMLGHRGCRLAITYPEIAEMQTRAIIEAAINVKNEGIDVVPEIMVPLVGELKELKYIKDVIVKTAEKVMEEKGVKIEYKVGTMIEVPRAALTADEIAKEAEFFSFGTNDLTQMTFGFSRDDIGKFLNDYFEKKIFETDPFARLDEKGVGKLIKMAAELGRATRPDIKLGICGEHGGDPASIEFCYNAGLDYVSCSPFRVPIARLAAAQAQVKSKMKTFIDK is encoded by the coding sequence TTGAGCAAAAAGAAATACGTGTACATGTTCTATGAAGGAAATAAGGATATGAGAGAACTTCTTGGAGGAAAAGGCGCTAATCTTGCTGAGATGACAAATCTTGGGCTTCCAGTTCCTCCGGGCTTTACTGTAACAACAGAGGCATGTACAAGATATTATGAGGAAGGCGAAAAAATAGCTGATGAAATTATAGAAGAAATTTTTGAAAAGCTTGCTGAGCTTGAAAAGATTACTGGTAAAAAATTCGGTGATCCCAGTAATCCACTTCTTGTCTCTGTTCGCAGCGGTGCAAGAGTTTCAATGCCAGGTATGATGGATACCATCTTAAACCTTGGTATCAATGATGAAGTTGTTGAAGGATTAGCTAAACTTACAAACAATGAGAGATTTGCATATGACTCATATCGTAGATTTATTCAGATGTTCTCCGATGTTGTCATGGGAATTGAAAAGAACAAGTTTGAAAAAATACTTGATGAAGTAAAAGAAAAATACGGAGCAAAATACGATACTGATCTAACAGCTGATCACTTAAAAGAGGTAGTTGCGAGATACAAAGAACTATACAAGGCAGAAAAAGGCGAAGATTTCCCACAAGACCCAAAGGTACAGCTTTTAGAAGCAGTCAAAGCAGTTTTCAGATCCTGGAATAACCCAAGAGCAATTGTTTATAGAAGACTCCATGAGATTCCTCATGATTGGGGAACAGCTGTAAACGTCCAGATGATGGCATATGGTAACATGGGCAATGACTCTGGTACAGGTGTTGCTTTCACAAGAAACCCAGCAACTGGTGAAAAAGAGCTTTATGGCGAGTTCTTGATGAATGCTCAAGGTGAAGATGTTGTTGCAGGTATTAGAACACCACAACCAATTTCAGCATTAAAAGAGTCAATGCCAGAAGTTTATCAGCAGCTTGCTGAGATTGCAAAGAAGCTTGAGACATACTACAAAGATATGCAGGATATGGAGTTTACAATTGAAAGAGGTAAACTCTATATGCTTCAGACAAGAAATGGTAAGAGAACAGCACAAGCTGCACTTAAGATTGCAGTTGACATGGTTGAAGAAGGGCTTATAACAAAAGAAGAGGCTATGTTGAAAGTTGATCCTAAACAGCTTGACACATTACTTCACCCAACATTTGAACCAAGCGCTTTAAAATCTGCTAAACCAATTGCAAAAGGCCTTCCTGCATCACCAGGTGCAGCAACTGGTAAGATTTACTTCACAGCAGAAGATGCAAAGGCAGCAGTTGAAAGAGGCGAAAAGAAAGTTATTCTTGTCAGAACAGAAACCTCACCAGAAGATATTGAAGGTATGGTTGCAGCACAAGGAATACTCACATCACGTGGTGGTATGACATCACACGCAGCAGTTGTTGCAAGAGGTATGGGTAAGTGCTGTGTTGCTGGATGTGGAGATATCTCAATTAACGAAGAAGAAAAATACTTTACAACACCAGATGGTAAAGTATATCGTGAAGGTGATTGGATTTCACTTGATGGTTCTACAGGTTATGTATATGAAGGCGAACTTCCAACAAAAGAACCGGAGTTGACAGGTTACTTTGCGACCTTCATGCAATGGGCTGACGAGATACGAAGACTAAAGGTAAGAGCAAATGCTGACACACCAAGAGATGCTGCACTGGCAAGAAAGTTTGGTGCAGAAGGTATTGGTCTTTGCAGAACTGAGCACATGTTCTTCGAAGAAGACAGAATTCCAGCTATGAGAGAGATGATTGTTGCAAGAACAGAAGAACAGAGAAGAAAAGCTTTGGACAAGCTTCTTCCAATGCAAAGAAGCGACTTTGAAGCACTATTTAGAGAAATGAAAGGTTACCCGGTTACAATAAGACTTTTAGACCCACCACTTCATGAATTCTTACCAAAAGAAGACGATGCTATAAGAGAACTTGCAGCACAGATGGGTATCACCTTTGAAGAACTAAAATCAATTGTTCAAAGCTTGCATGAGCTCAATCCAATGCTTGGTCACAGAGGCTGCCGTTTGGCTATCACATATCCTGAGATAGCTGAAATGCAGACAAGAGCTATAATTGAAGCTGCTATTAATGTAAAAAACGAAGGTATAGATGTTGTACCTGAGATAATGGTTCCACTTGTTGGTGAACTCAAAGAGCTCAAATATATCAAAGATGTCATTGTAAAGACTGCTGAGAAAGTTATGGAAGAGAAAGGCGTAAAGATTGAGTACAAAGTTGGAACAATGATTGAGGTGCCAAGAGCAGCACTTACTGCTGATGAGATTGCAAAAGAAGCTGAGTTCTTCTCATTTGGAACAAACGACCTTACACAGATGACATTTGGATTCTCAAGAGATGATATAGGCAAGTTCTTGAATGACTACTTCGAAAAGAAGATATTCGAGACAGACCCATTTGCAAGACTTGATGAGAAAGGTGTTGGTAAACTCATCAAGATGGCTGCAGAACTCGGTCGCGCTACAAGACCTGATATCAAACTCGGAATCTGCGGTGAGCATGGTGGTGACCCAGCAAGTATTGAATTCTGTTATAATGCAGGACTAGACTATGTATCATGTTCACCATTCAGGGTTCCAATAGCAAGACTTGCAGCTGCTCAAGCACAGGTAAAATCAAAGATGAAAACATTTATTGACAAATAA